Proteins encoded by one window of Rutidosis leptorrhynchoides isolate AG116_Rl617_1_P2 chromosome 7, CSIRO_AGI_Rlap_v1, whole genome shotgun sequence:
- the LOC139859537 gene encoding uncharacterized protein translates to MQKYLKLVQARAIDFDVFQIMQVSRMLNKKADALSKLAALTFNHFKKEIWVEEVKFKSIDIDCISIAVEEDEPSWMTPIVKFLNTRTLPIDSIEARKIKMKASMYLLNKGVLYRKSLLGPHCGVLILLKQN, encoded by the coding sequence ATGCAAAAATATCTGAAACTTGTGCAAGCACGTGCGATAGACTTCGATGTATTCCAGATAATGCAAGTTTCAAGAATGTTGAATAAAAAGGCCGATGCGCTCAGTAAGTTGGCTGCCTTAACGTTCAATCATTTCAAAAAAGAAATTTGGGTGGAAGAAGTGAAATTCAAATCCATTGACATAGACTGCATATCTATCGCAGTCGAAGAGGATGAGCCAAGTTGGATGACACCGATAGTTAAATTTTTGAACACCAGAACATTGCCAATAGACTCAATAGAGGCAAGAAAAATTAAAATGAAAGCATCAATGTATTTGCTAAACAAAGGAGtcctatatagaaaatctttattgggACCTCATTGCGGTGTCTTAATCCTACTCAAGCAGAATTAA